The Magnetococcus marinus MC-1 genome contains the following window.
ATTCTTTCTAAAAAATCGTAGAGATCATTTTGTCGCATATCGGAAAATCTCACGCACAACAAGAAAAAGCAGAAGATATGGCAGGATGGCCGTGTATAAGATCCCCATGACTATCATTGTTGATAAAGTTATATCCTCAAGTTTCGCAGTTCGTTGACCGATCAATTGGGCTGATATTTGCCAACCAAATCAAGGGCAAAGCTGCCTCGTGTATGCTATAATTCTGATGTAGAATCAGTCAGATAGCTCAGGGACGAGGCCAGCTTCATGAATCAGCATAACAGGGAACAGGCTACTGTGCCTACCCCCATGATTGACGAGATCAAAACCCAATCCTTTGGAGTATTCGGCGTAGATAATGCTATCGTCGATTTTCTCCAGGAAATTGGCTTCCAGGCGATATTCAATCGGCGCGGATGGAGCAAACGAACGGGGAAGGATCTTCCGACGCTGATCATGTTACTGATCCTGCATCCTCTGCTGAAGGTGCCGTCCATTCACCTTTTTTGCCGCGATCACTTTCTGTCGGTCTTCGCGGTAGGCAAGGATACCTTCTACCGGTTGCTCCAACGCCAATTTCCATGGCGGAATGCGCATTGGGCGCTAATCAAAAAGTTACTACCCCAGTGGCGAACGCTGGATCTCGGCCCCGGCTACCTTGTTGCCGATACCACCGTCAAAGAGAAGCGTGGTGATCGTATTGAAGGTGTTTGCTGGCATCATGACCACAATACCGGCCGCTCGGTTGCAGGTTTTGAAGCAGCCCACTTGGTCTGGGTTAACAAGCAGGGAACCTTGCCACTGGATGCCGCTTTGCGTTTTTCAAAGCGGCCTCTGATCAGCAATCTGCTCCACATCCTCAGTTACCGGTTCGATTGTCGCTCACATCTTGGACGGCGTTACCGTGAGGCGGCCAAGATGTCTAAGCTTGATCAGACTGTGGACATGGTTGCCAGAGCCATTCAAGCCGGGATTCCGGCCCAGTATTTTCTCGCCGATGCTTGGTACTCATCGGTTAAGTTCGTCAAGAAAATCCTGGATCTGGGCGTGATCCCCCTGATCCGATGGAAGCGCAACAACACCAAGTTCCTATTCCAGGGCGAGAGACTGACCAGCGCCGAACTTTACACCCGGTTTGCCAAGGGCAAGATCAGGAAAGCTAAGGGGTCCAAGCGCTTCAAAGGAACCTTCCTAGATGCAGAGCACCCCGAAATCGGCCTTATACGTCTGTTCTTCGTCCGGCTGATCGATCCGAAAACCGGCTCGAAGGAGTGGGCCGTCTTTCTGACCACAGACCGGTCAATGGGGCTGTCAAATATGATCGAGCACTACGCCAACCGCTGGGGGATCGAAGTTTTCTACAAGGAATCCAAACAGCACCTCGGTTTCCTTAATGAGTCCGTCCGATCCTTCGAAGCAGTCATCGCCTGCCTACACCTAGCTGCCATGCGCCATGCTGTCCTCTCCAGCATGGTAGCGATCAAAGGCAGCCAGCGGGATCAACTCTCCCACAATCTGGCCGCTTTGACCTATGCCCGAAAGCTCTGGCATACCTTCCGCGCCATCTTCAATGATGCCCTTGGCCGAACATCCATTCTTGAAAATCACCAAAAAAACGAGGTAATTGAACTCCTTGAACAGGAGGTTGAGGCTTGGCTCAGCAAGGCATTGATGCTCGATCCCCTTGGTTCACAACGTCAAATTCTGGCCGAAACGAACTGCGAAACTTGAGTTATATCGCTTGTGTTCATTATTCATCTCCACAGTGAGGCTTCTGATTTGATTCAAAAAGACAAAATATTATGCCGCCAACCTCATCTTCTGAATTATAGCTGATAGCTGCCGGATCTCCCGCTGACTATGCAAAGCAAGCTGGGTATGGTCAATCTCACCAATGATAATCTCGGGCTTGATCCGATAACTGCCCATCTTGTCGTTCTCATAAAAGGACATTCCACCAGGGAGCAGCGGCTTCAGAGAGCTGTTGAGGTTGGACATCCCCTTAAAGCCATCGGCATCTCTGGAGCCCAGATCCTGCTTGTGAACCCAGCCTGAGTCATCCTGTGCTCTACCAGCCACCATGCGCATGAGTAAAAGGAGCTGGGCATCAGGCAAGTGCTGTGAAACACCGTTAATAGCGACCTCTGTCCGTTTGCCCTCGATTTGGCCAGGGATCGTTAGGCTGATATCAGAGCGTTCTGTTTTTCGCTTGGGTGCGACAGGCCGGGAATTACTCCGGCTTGGCTTGCCTCTGGCCAGCTCCATGATGTGAGCACAATCCGCATGGTTTTCCCGACCACTTTTGACCAAACACTCCTGGATCTTGATGTGAAGTGGTGGATTGTTTTCTCCAAGCGGTTTGAGAATGAAGTCATCCGCCCCGTTCTGCAGCATTCCAATCACGTTGAACATCTCCTTGGCGTGACCACTCATGGCCAGGATCTGGAGATGGTGTTGATCATTGTCATTCCGATGAGGGTAGCGATCTCGAATCTGGCGCTGAAGCTGAGCACCCGCCTCAACCATAGGGTAGATGGCATCGGCATCCACTTTGATCTGAAGATCAAGGATGGCGAAGCAAAACTGCCCTTCCTCCATCAACCGCAGCCCCTCTTCCTGGGTCTCGGCATGGATGAAGTCATGGCCAAGGGATTTGAGGAGATCGCCCAACGCTTCTGCCAGATTCAGGTCATCCTCAACAATCAGCGCCACATGCTTGTTTTTCGCTCTGTTACTCACCATTTCAGATCCTCCTGTTTAACTGGCAGAGAGATGGTTACCGTGGTGCCTTTCCCTTTTTGGCTAGAGAGCTGAATGAGGCCTGCATGGTCAGATTCAATGATCTTCTTGGCGATGGTGAGACCAAACCCTGTGCCATCCGGCTTGGTGGTGGCAAAGAGCCGAAAAGCGCTCCTGACATCCTGCTCTGACATACCTGTCCCTTGGTCAGTAATGGAGAGCATCACCCTCGACCTGTTCACCACAGTAGCATGGACCTTGATGGCCGGTGCGCGGTCACAAGCAATGCATGCATCAATGCTGTTCTGAAGGATATTGGATAGCGCCTGCAGAAGTAGATAACGATTGATATCCAGCATGATGCATTTAGGGACAGAGAGCTCAACGTGAAGCGCACTGTTTTCAGGCTTGCGATCCCTTATCAGATGAATCGCCTCATCAACGACTGAGATCAGGTTCTCATTTTGAAACTCCAGCTCAGTCGTCTGGGTAAGGGTTCGAAAGGAGTTCAAGATGGCCATCATGAACTCAAGGCGCTCTTTGGCCATTGTCGTATGCTTTTGGATCAATGCCCGGTTGAGCCGCTTCTGCTCCAGGGCTGTTTTCAACAAGGTAAGGCTCACATCCATGGGCGAGATGACTTTGACCATTTCGTGGTTGAACTCCCTCACAAACTGGTTCTGGAGCTTTTCCGCGACCCGTTTGGCGGCTCCCCGAGCATGGGCCCCATGCTTTTCCTCAAGATCTGAAAGCCACTCCAGCATAAGATCCCCATGCTCATCCTTGAGCAGGTCGGTTTTGGAGATCTCCTGGCGCCGATCCATGGTCCGTTTCGCAGCGCTCTTCACCCAGGCATTGTCATCCTCCTCCAATACAGCAATGATCCTGTCAAAGGTCTCATGACGGAGAAAGAGGATGGCATGGGCCAGGGCTTTGCGGACCTCCCACTTCTCATGTCGGGCTAAACTAAACATCTGCTCGCCCAGCCTGGCGTGTACGAATGGCTCCATGGCGGCGTAGCGGAGTAGACCGCCCCCTTGATCCACAGCATCCCTTACGGTGGGCCAATTGGAGGAGCAAAATGCTTGTAGAAGCCCATCCAAGCCTGTCTCCGGTTTAATGGTATCCATCATGATCAGTGACCGTACCTTTCCTTGCGCTGCAGGAACGCCTCGCGGCCACCTTCAAGCAGTGTCTCAATCTCACCCTTTACCTCATCAACGCTACCAGCGCATTGGATGCGTCCCCGCCTACCATCTGATGAGAGTACAAAGACCCGCTCCGCCTCTCCCAGAACCGGTATGTTGGGGTTATGAGTCACAAAGATAAGCTGGCGCGTAGCTTTGGCTTTTTTGATGGATTTGACGATGGTATCGAAGATAAAGGCGTTATCCAGATTGTCCTCTGGCTGATCAATCAGTAGGGGGCGATCGCTCTCTAGCAACAAAATGGGCAAGATCGTGGTGCAGCGCTGGCCAGTTGAAAGCGCGGTGGCATCTTTGTACTTTTCCCCATCCTGCAGTTCAATCCGTGGCAAATCATCCAACTCCACTACTTCAAGCCGATTGGCAAAGCCATTATCAGAAAGCAGGTCGATCACACGGGCGGAGCGGATCTCATCCAGACCTGCTACATCTGATAGCCTCTTTACATCCCGTCGGTGGATGATGGTGCTAACCTCTTCAGGGGAAAGATTCTGAACCACCTTGTCCACAATGGATGCGTATCTCAGCCCCGAGCCTTTGAGCCCTTCGGAGAGGAGGTCCGCGAACGCCTGCCGATTGCCAGACTGGGTTATGGTGACCCGTATCATGGGGTCAAGCTGGTTGGTCAGACGGTCAGCCACCTTTCGGCGTAGCAAAAACCGCTCATCCCGCAGATCCGAAAGCTTCGAAGTCATAGTGCGGTGCGTCTCTGACAGCTCAGCCTGTTGCTTTTTGAGCTCCTCAAACTGGCGTCTGGCCTCTGTCACCTCCAGATGGCGCTTTTGGATCTGGTTGCGCTCAGCAGCACGCCCTTGCTCTTCCTGAGATCGCTCTACCATATCCCGGTATTCCTGCTCCTGCTTTCCATGGCGAAGCTTTAGCTCCTCATCAAGCTGAGAAAGCTCGGTGCCCGCGATTTGGCAGAGCTCCTCAATGATGGGGAGGTTTTTAATCATCTCATCGAGCATATACTGCACATGGCTTGAGGCTGCTTCAAAAACCGCCTCGTTGGGCCCTTCCAGGTATTCCGGATTGAAATGCGCATTGAGTTTTTGCATCAGTGCGCTCATTCCCTTCTGATAGCGGGAGGAGAAGGCATCGATTTCGGTCTGGAGTGCATTGAGCGATTGGGATTCCCGATCCCGCAGTGCCTTATGGGCATGGGCGGCATTGATGGCCTCAGCGTCAGGCCCATCTGAGAGCTGTTCAAAGCCCTTCAGCTTTTCTTCAATGGCAGCGAGCTCTGATGCGGTTTCAGCCAGATCCTGCATCTGGCGGTTGATCTGGAGCAGTTCACCTGCGCTATGGTTGATATCACGCATCAGCTTGCTGATATCGCCGTTGATGCGCCGAATACTCTCCTCTTCAAACTGATCGATCAGCTTCAGTTGAAAGCCAGTATCTGTAGCGATCTGCTCAATCTCATTCTGGCTGTAGATATCGGCTTTGAAGATGCGGTCACGATCCAGAGAGATGGTGGTGATCTCTCCTCTCTCATTGAGAACCTGGCACTCATCATTCCATGGGCGGTCAGCGGTGTAACGCATACCATGGGCTGTTTGAATTCCAAGCTTTACTCTGCCATTGGCCAGATTGTTCTGTACAACGGAGTGAGCGCGAGAGCGACTGTTGCGCTGCAGCTCAGGCATCAAGCCCAGGGTGTAACGAATAAACTCCAAAATGGTGGTCTTGCCGGTCCCGCGTCCTCCAATGACGCAGTTGAGACCTGGGAGGAATTCCAATTTCCCCCCTTCAAGAAAGCCTCCTGAAAATTCAGCTCCCAAAAGGATGTGGTTGCCATAAGCTGGAACGATCTCTTCTCTAGCATTCATGGTCTGACACCTGTCACTGAGTGCAGCTCCCAAGGGAGCCTGCTATCAAAAAAGGATAAAAGCCAATGGATACGTGCTCGTCTGCACGCCGAATATAAATGTCGCTATGGGGTGAATGAGGGTGGCGTTAAGAAACCACACCACCATCGCACCAATAAGAAAGCCAATATCTACCTCTTCCGAGCGGGCGTCCATGGGCCAGAACTGCTTGCCAGTGAATGTTTGGATCTACGCACCTAAACGCTTTTCAAGCATGACTTCGCCCCTCTTAGTCACTATAATCGATTGAGTACCATTGACGGTCTAACTTCGATGTGATAGATTATAAACTATACCATTTCTGATCGTTTGGTCAATACAGTTTCTTTACGGTTTATTGGTGACAGAGATGTCAGAAGAGAAAAAAGCGAAATCCGGGAAAGAGTTGCGCTGGGGTGTAGAGCGCAGAATGGAGTTCATTGAATTCCGGCTCTTCTGGGAGGGGCGGATCAATCGGAGAGATCTGATTGAGAAGTTCGGCGTCTCGGTGCCGCAGGCATCGGCTGACCTGGGCAAGTACCAGGAAGTCGCACCGGAAAATATCCACTACGACATCCGAGCGAAGTGCTACTACCCCGACAAGGATTTCAAGCCCAAATTCCTGAACCCGGATTCCGATCGCTACCTGGCCAACATGCTCTCGCTCTCCTCGGGAATTATGACCGAGGAGGAGTGTTGGCTGTACAGCATCCCCTCCTATGACGTGCTGCCGCAACCACGTCGTGGTATTGATCCCATGCGGTTGCGAAAGGTGGTTGGAGCGATCCGGGAGAAGTTGGCCGTTCAGGTGCGTTATCAGTCCATGAATGCGCCGGAGCCAGAGTGGCGTTGGATCACACCCCACGCCTTGGCCTTCGATGGCTACAGGTGGCATGTGCGAGCATGGTGTCATCGTGGTGAGGCGTTCAAGGATTTTGTGCTGGCACGGATTGTCAGCATTCGCCTGACTAAGGAACATGATCTGGATCCGACCGAGGATGTGGAGTGGCAAGAGTTCATTGATGTGCGGATTGGGCCGCACCCAAAACTGACTGAGACTCAGCGCATCGCTATCGAGCTGGACTATGGTATGGAGAATGGTGAGTTGGTAATTCCGGTGCGGCGTGGGTTCCTCTTCTACTTCCTCAAGCGTATGGGGCTGGATATCGACCCCAACGTTCGCCAGCCTCGGCATCAGCAGATTGTCCTGCTCAACCAAGAAGAGGTGGAAAAAGCCTATAGCCTCTCCGAGGAGGGGCATTCGTGAGACGGCACTCCGGCCATATTCTGTTTGCCGCCTCGGACCTAAACGGGTTTCTGGGATGTCGGCACAGCACGTTCTTGGATCTGATGGATCTGGACGAGCGGCTGCCCCGTGCTGAGGTGAGTGCGCAGGATAGGCTCATCCAAGAACGTGGCCACGAGCATGAGGCTGAGTATCTGGAGTCGCTGAAGCGGTCAGGGCTCAGCGTCGTTGAGATCCCCAGTGAAGGGGGCTTGACTGATCGGGTTCAGATGACTGCCGATGTGATGGCGGATGGGCCAGACATTATTTATCAAGCTGGATTTTTGGATGGCCAATGGCATGGCTATGCTGATTTTCTGCAAAAAACAGATCGTCCCTCAGGGCTGGGCCCTTTCAGCTATGAGGCAGTAGATACCAAGCTGACTAAACACCCAAAGCCAAAGTTTGTCATCCAGCTCTGCCTCTATTCTGATTTCATCGCAAAGATGCAAGGAACGCGGCCTCAGGGTATGTCGCTGGTGCTGGGAGATCTCTCCCAGGTCCATCTGCGCTTTGACGACTTCGCCTACTACCACGGCATCATTCGGCGGCGGTTCGAGGAGTACGTCTCCGAACCCCCGGAAAGATCCAGGTCCGAGCCCTGCGGGTTCTGTGAGCTGTGCAAGTGGCGCGACCTCTGCGGAGAGCAGTGGGAGCGTGAAGACCACTTGAGCCAGGTGGCCAATATCCGGCGCAGCCAGATCCTGAAGCTGGAGTCCGCCGGAATCGCCACGGTTCAGGCCCTGGCCCACATGGACGATGATGCCACCGTACCCAGCTTGGCCCAGGAAACGCTGGAGAAGCTGCGCGCCCAGGCCCGGCTTCAGGTTGCCAAGCGGGAGACCGGGGAGAACCGGGTGGAAACCCTTCCATCCGTCCCGGGCCGGGGATTCGCCCGCATGCCGAGGCCTGCCGAGGGAGACCTGTTCTTCGACATGGAGGGGGACCCCCTCTACCCGGATGGGCTGGAGTATCTGTTCGGCTTCTACTTCGTCAGCGAGGGCAGGCCCGTCTTCAAGCCCTTCTGGGCCCATGACCATGAGGAAGAGAAGCGGACCTTCCAGGCGGTGATGGATTTTCTCGTGGCGCATCTTCGGGAACATCCCAGCGCGCACGTCTACCATTACAACCACTACGAGGAGACCGCCCTCAAGCGGTTGGCCTCCCGGTACGGCGCCCGCGAGGGTGAGGTGGATGACCTGCTGCGTGGCCGGAAGCTGGTGGACCTGTACAAGGTGGTGCGGGAGGCAATCCGGGTTTCCGAGCCCAGCTACTCCATCAAGAACCTGGAAACGTTCTACATGGAGAAGCGCAGCGCTGAGGTGGCCACCGCTGGCGACAGCATCGTGGTGTACGAGACCTGGCGGAAAACCCGAGCCGCCGGCCTCCTGCAGCAGATCAGCGACTACAACGAGGACGATTGCCGCTCCACCCTGCTGCTTCGGGACTTGCTGGCCGGATTGCGGCCGGACGACCTGCCATGGTTCGACCTGACGGCAGAGGTCCCACCCGAGGAGAAGCTGGCGGCCCAACTGGAAGCGGAGGAGACGCGCCAGCGCTACGAGCAGAGCCTGACCGGCGGCGAGAAGCGTCCCGACCATGAATTCCGGGAACTGGTGGCGCAACTGCTGGAGTTTCACCGCCGGGAGGCCAAGCCCCAGTGGTGGGCCATGTTCGACCGCCAGGACCGGGCCGACGAGGATCTGGTGGATGACGCCGAGTGCCTGGGAAGTCTGAGGGCGGATCGAAAACAGCCCCCCTACAAGGACAAGCGATCCACGGTCTTCACCTACCGGTTCCCGCCCCAGGAAACCAAGCTGCGGGCCGGGGATTCCTGCCTTCGCGCCGATACCCTGGAGCGCGCCGGGGAGATCGTGGAGCTGGATATGCGGTCCCAACGGGTGCGGATCAAGAAGGGTGCGAAAGGAGGACCGCTGCCGGAGGCGCTCTCCATCACCCCCACCGGTCCCATCGACAACAAGGTGCTGCGCAATGCGGTGTACCGGTTTGCCGACGCCATCATCGCAGAGAATGGACGGTTCCAGGCACTGACGGCTTTCCTTCGGCGGGAGATGCCCTCCATTGCCAATCATGTGGCAGGCAGCCCCATCGTCCCGGAAGACGACAACCTGCTGACCGCCACGATCCGGGCGGTCTCCGGCCTGCAGGAGAGCTACCTGTTCATCCAGGGGCCGCCCGGAGCCGGGAAGACCTACACATCCTCCCATGTGATCGTGGAGCTGCTGAGGAGTGGGAAAAAGATCGGCATCTCCTCCAACTCCCACAAGGCGATCAACAACCTGCTCTCGGGAATCGAGAAGGCGGCCATCCAGGAAGGGCTGACTTTCCGGGGCCAGAAGAAATCGACGGCCCAGAATGCCGACTCCCTGTTCCAGGGGGAGATGGTCGAGAATGTTTACGACAGCAAGAACATCAACCTGGACTCGGACCTGATCGCCGGGACCGCCTGGCTGTTTGCCCGGGATGAGATCGACGAGGCCCTGGATTACCTCTTCATCGACGAAGCCGGGCAGGTCTCCCTGGCCAATCTGGTGGCCATGGGACTCAGCGCCAAAAACATCGTCCTGGTGGGTGACCAGATGCAACTGGGACAGCCCATCCAGGGCGTCCACCCCGGGCTTTCCGGCATGTCCATTCTGGACTACCTGTTGGAAGGCGAGTCCACCATTCCGGCGGACCGGGGGATCTTCCTGGGCACGACGTGGCGGATGCACGAGAACGTCTGCCGGTTCATCTCCGATGCGGTCTACGACGGACGGCTGCACCCCGAGCCGGGCACCCGGAACCAGGCGCTCATTCTCTCCGAATCCGCACACCCGGCGCTCCAGCCCAACGGCATCCGGTTCATCGAGGCCCGGCATGTGGGGTGCTCCCAGAAAAGTGAGATGGAAGGCGAAATCGTCCGGGATTTGATCGCCAGCCTGACCGCCCAGCGATACAGGGACCGCGATGGGCAGGAACGTCCCCTCGGACTCGACAACATCCTGGTGGTCACCCCCTACAACGTTCAGGTGAACCATCTCCGGGAGGTGCTCCCCGAGGGCGCGCAGGTGGGGACCGTGGACGAGTTCCAGGGCCAGGAGGCAGAGGTGGTCATCATCTCCATGGTGACCTCCGGCGCGGAGGACCTGCCCCGGGACATCGAGTTCCTCTACAGCAAGAACCGGCTCAACGTGGCCATCTCCCGGGCGCGGACGCTGGCCTTGATCGTGGCCAACCCGAACCTGCTGGAGATTCCCTGCAAAACGGTGGAACAGATGCGGTTGGTGAACACGCTGTGCTGGGCGCGGCAATACTCTGAACGGCCAATGGCGGAAACGGAACGGGCCACATGCTGAAACTTGAAGACATCAAAAAGAACTGCCAGATCCGTGGCATCGAAAGCAACGAGATCGTCCGGGTGGTCAGCATTGAACCCGTTGGTCACGATGCCCTTACGGTCTACTACAAAAACAGCCAGGGCCGACTCGGGGAACAGATGCTGTTCCGCTCTGATGAAGGGCGGTTGGAACTGGCGCAGGAAGGACGGCCTTGGGGTTTCGATGCGCCGGGTCCCGACTTCAAGCTTGGGGTGGAAGCGTTCCGGATCCAATTGGCCCACCTGTTCGATCCCATGATGGCGGTTCACACCTCCAACGTGGAGCCCCTGCCACACCAGATTTCCGCTGTCTACGAGTCAATGCTGCCCCGGCAGCCGCTTCGGTACGTGCTGGCGGATGATCCAGGGGCCGGCAAGACCATCATGGCGGGCCTGCTGATCCGGGAACTGCTCATGAGGTCTGACGCCAAGCGGATCCTGATCGTTGCCCCGGGCAGTCTGGTGGAGCAGTGGCAGGACGAGATGTATGAGAAGTTCGGCGTGGAATTCACCGTCTTCAGCCGGGAACTGGATCAGGTCTCGCTCTCCGGCAATGCCTTTGATGAACACGACCGGCTTATCGCCCGGCTGGATCAGCTCTCCCGCAATGACGAGTTCCAGGAAAAGCTGGCCCACTCCGAATGGGACCTGATCATCGTCGACGAGGCGCACAAGATGTCGGCCAGCTATTATGGTCAGAAGGTCAAGGAGACCAAGCGCTTCAAACTGGGCAAGCTGCTTGGCTCCGTTTCCCGGCACTTCCTGCTGATGACGGCCACCCCGCACAACGGCAAGGAGACCGATTTTCAACTCTTCCTCTCCCTGTTGGATGGGGATCGCTTCTACGGCAAATTCCGGGAAGGCGCGCACCGGGTGGACGTATCCGACCTGATGCGCCGCATGGTGAAAGAGGAGTTGCTCAAGTTTGACGGCACGCCACTTTTCCCGGAGCGGCGCGCTTACACGGTCATGTACGAGCTTTCAGACCTGGAAGCCAGGCTCTACGCCGATGTCACGGATTATGTCCGCAACGAGATGAACCGGGCGGACAATCTAGATGGCAAGCGTAAGGGCACCGTCGGCTTCGCCCTGACCCAATTGCAACGCCGCCTAGCCTCCAGCCCCGAAGCCATCTACCAGTCCATCAAACGCCGCCGCAAACGGCTCGAAAGCCGCCTGGATGATGAGCGGCTGGTGGCGCGCGGGCATAAGGTGGCGGAGACCCTGGCCGAGTACCATGTGGACATTCCGGAGGATCTGGACGAAGCCCAGGAAGAGCTGAGCGGTGGTGAATACGAGGATTGGGCGGAAAAGGTTGTGGATCAGGCCACCGCCGCCCAGACCATCCAGGAATTGGAAGCAGAAATCGAAACGCTCAGGCTTCTGGAGATGCAGGCCAAGCTGGTGGTCCATTCCGGCAAGGATCGTAAGTGGGAGGAACTCTCCTCGCTGTTGCAGGAAAAGCCGGAGATGTTTTCCGCTTCCGGCCACCGCCGCAAGATGATCATCTTCACCGAACACAAGGATACCCTCAACTACCTGCGGGAGCGGATCGGCAGCCTGCTGGGAGCCCCGGGCGCCGTGGTGGTGATCCACGGCGGCGTCAACCGGGATGATCGCCGTAAGATTCAGGAGGAGTTCCGTAACAATCCGGATGTCCTGATCCTGTTGGCCACCGACGCCGCCGGCGAAGGTGTGAACCTCCAGAACGCCAACCTGATGGTCAATTACGATCTACCCTGGAACCCGAACCGCCTGGAGCAGAGATTCGGGCGGATTCACCGCATCGGCCAGA
Protein-coding sequences here:
- a CDS encoding helicase-related protein, whose translation is MLKLEDIKKNCQIRGIESNEIVRVVSIEPVGHDALTVYYKNSQGRLGEQMLFRSDEGRLELAQEGRPWGFDAPGPDFKLGVEAFRIQLAHLFDPMMAVHTSNVEPLPHQISAVYESMLPRQPLRYVLADDPGAGKTIMAGLLIRELLMRSDAKRILIVAPGSLVEQWQDEMYEKFGVEFTVFSRELDQVSLSGNAFDEHDRLIARLDQLSRNDEFQEKLAHSEWDLIIVDEAHKMSASYYGQKVKETKRFKLGKLLGSVSRHFLLMTATPHNGKETDFQLFLSLLDGDRFYGKFREGAHRVDVSDLMRRMVKEELLKFDGTPLFPERRAYTVMYELSDLEARLYADVTDYVRNEMNRADNLDGKRKGTVGFALTQLQRRLASSPEAIYQSIKRRRKRLESRLDDERLVARGHKVAETLAEYHVDIPEDLDEAQEELSGGEYEDWAEKVVDQATAAQTIQELEAEIETLRLLEMQAKLVVHSGKDRKWEELSSLLQEKPEMFSASGHRRKMIIFTEHKDTLNYLRERIGSLLGAPGAVVVIHGGVNRDDRRKIQEEFRNNPDVLILLATDAAGEGVNLQNANLMVNYDLPWNPNRLEQRFGRIHRIGQTEVCHLWNIVAHGTREGEVFTKLLEKLEIERAALGGRVFDILGEAFENTSLKELLIEAIRYGERPDVKARLSQVIDGALDTDHLKGIMARNALCEEHMSLEQLYAVKEEMEKAEARKLQPFFIRTFFTEAFQILGGEMRPRESGRFEIRHVPATIRERDRVIGETRTPVLRKYERICFEKQQVRHPGKPMADLVHPAHPLMSSVTDLVLEAHRPKLKQGTMLIDPNDEGTEPRVLFLVDHNVRESAGDQPRVVSRRLQFVGVYEDGRAVNAGWAPHLDFQPLDSSEQELILDVLTAPWINANLEALALDHASRKLVPDHYEEVRSRRERQADRILAAVNERLVKEINHWSDRYIKLSDDVAAGKQPRMQPDHAKKRVDELTARLEQRKKELATMRHVVSSTPVVVGGMLVIPQGLLAQRRGEPGFTADAIARSRVEKIAMDAVTAAERSMGHQIIDVSAENCGWDITARPPTVDGKMVQDRHIEVKGRAKGQSTITVTRNEIIMGMNQQEKFWLAIVIVDGDTHEGPYYVRNPFHQEPEFGVASINYQLTDLLSRATPASQTV